In Gossypium hirsutum isolate 1008001.06 chromosome D06, Gossypium_hirsutum_v2.1, whole genome shotgun sequence, one genomic interval encodes:
- the LOC121218214 gene encoding zinc-finger homeodomain protein 2 yields MDFDEHDDQEEEMGMAVPPGYDSLGTLSETWSKPGPTTTGGGDGLARKVGSTTVRYRECLKNHAVSIGGHAVDGCCEFIAAGDEGTVEALKCAACNCHRNFHRKETEGESNVYSYNPHYHHHQQYPQFSPYYRAPPPAGYLHLTPPSQYRPLALPAASGGGGDSREEEDVSNPSSSGGGGGSKKRFRTKFTAEQKEKMLDFAGKLGWRIQKHDEAAIQQFCEETGVKRHVLKVWMHNNKNTLGKKP; encoded by the coding sequence ATGGATTTTGATGAACATGATGACCAAGAAGAAGAAATGGGTATGGCTGTTCCACCAGGCTACGATTCACTGGGTACCTTATCGGAAACTTGGTCGAAACCGGGACCTACCACCACCGGCGGTGGTGATGGCTTGGCGAGAAAAGTGGGGTCCACCACGGTAAGGTATCGAGAGTGTCTGAAGAACCACGCCGTGAGTATCGGCGGCCACGCGGTGGATGGTTGCTGCGAGTTCATAGCGGCGGGTGATGAAGGGACCGTCGAGGCCTTGAAATGCGCCGCCTGTAACTGCCATAGGAATTTTCATCGCAAGGAAACCGAGGGGGAAAGTAATGTTTATAGCTATAACCCTCACTACCACCACCACCAGCAGTACCCCCAATTCTCGCCCTACTATCGGGCACCACCACCAGCCGGATATCTCCACCTCACGCCACCTTCACAGTACAGGCCATTAGCGTTGCCGGCAGCGTCAGGTGGCGGCGGGGACAGTAGAGAAGAAGAAGACGTCTCGAATCCCAGTAGCAGTGGCGGTGGCGGAGGATCAAAGAAGAGATTCAGAACAAAATTCACAGccgaacaaaaagaaaaaatgctTGATTTCGCTGGAAAACTGGGGTGGAGGATTCAAAAACATGATGAAGCTGCCATACAACAATTTTGTGAAGAAACTGGTGTTAAAAGGCATGTTCTTAAAGTCTGGATGCACAATAACAAGAACACCCTTGGTAAGAAACCCTAA